A region of Eschrichtius robustus isolate mEscRob2 chromosome 19, mEscRob2.pri, whole genome shotgun sequence DNA encodes the following proteins:
- the KLK14 gene encoding kallikrein-14: MFLLLTALQILAVAIAQNEGNKIIGGYRCTRHSQPWQAALLTGPCRSFLCGGSLLSERWVITAAHCARPILRVALGKHNMRILEVTQQVLRVIRQVPHPQYNSRTIDNDLMLLELERPARLGRAVKPIAMASSCASTGTSCLVSGWGTISSPIARFPNFLQCVNINIFSNEECQRAYSGAITPGMVCAGVPQGGKDSCQGDSGGPLVCDGKLQGLVSWGMENCAQPGYPGVYTNLCKYQNWIQETMQGRS; encoded by the exons ATGTTCCTCCTGCTGACAGCGCTTCAGATCTTGGCTGTAG CCATAGCACAGAACGAAGGGAACAAGATAATTGGCGGCTACAGATGCACCCGGCACTCCCAACCATGGCAGGCAGCCCTACTGACGGGTCCCTGCCGTAGTTTTCTCTGTGGAGGGTCCCTGCTGTCCGAGCGTTGGGTCATCACTGCCGCTCACTGCGCCCGTCC GATCCTTCGAGTGGCCCTGGGCAAGCACAACATGAGGATTttggaggtcacacagcaggtgctgCGTGTGATCCGCCAGGTGCCACACCCCCAGTACAACTCCCGGACCATCGACAACGACCTGATGCTGCTGGAGCTGGAGCGGCCTGCTCGGCTGGGGAGGGCAGTGAAGCCCATCGCCATGGCCAGCTCCTGTGCCAGCACAGGGACGTCCTGCCTTGTGTCGGGCTGGGGCACGATATCCAGTCCCATCG CCAGGTTCCCCAACTTTCTGCAATGCGTGAACATCAACATCTTCTCGAATGAGGAGTGTCAGCGGGCCTATTCTGGAGCCATCACCCCTGGCATGGTCTGCGCAGGGGTCCCCCAAGGCGGGAAGGACTCTTGTCAG GGTGACTCCGGGGGACCCCTGGTGTGCGATGGAAAGCTCCAGGGCCTCGTGTCCTGGGGGATGGAGAACTGTGCCCAGCCTGGTTACCCCGGCGTCTATACAAACCTGTGCAAGTACCAAAACTGGATCCAGGAAACCATGCAGGGCAGATCGTAG
- the CTU1 gene encoding LOW QUALITY PROTEIN: cytoplasmic tRNA 2-thiolation protein 1 (The sequence of the model RefSeq protein was modified relative to this genomic sequence to represent the inferred CDS: deleted 2 bases in 1 codon) — protein MPAPQCASCRKARAALRRPRSGQALCGTCFCAAFEAEVLHTVVAGRLLPPGAVVAVGASGGKDSTVLAHVLRELAPRLAISLHLVAVDEGIGGYRDAALAAVRRQAARWELPLTVVAYAELFGGWTMDAVARSTAGSGRSRSCCTFCGVLRRRALEEGARRVGATHVVTGHNADDMAETVLMNFLRGDAGRLARGGGLGSPGEGGALPRCRPLQLASQKEVVLYAHFRRLDYFSEECVYAPEAFRGHARELLKLLEAARPSAVLDLVHSAERLALAPAARPPPPGACSRCGALASRALCQACALLDGLNRGRPRLAIGKGRRGLDEEGPPGRRGSQPSGPPASEPIPGF, from the exons ATGCCCGCCCCGCAGTGCGCCTCCTGCCGCAAGGCGCGAGCCGCCCTCCGCCGTCCGCGCTCGGGCCAGGCGCTGTGCGGCACCTGCTTCTGCGCCGCCTTCGAGGCCGAGGTGCTGCACACGGTGGTGGCGGGCCGCCTGCTGCCGCCCGGCGCCGTGGTGGCCGTGGGCGCCTCGGGCGGCAAGGACTCCACTGTGCTGGCGCACGTGCTGCGCGAGCTGGCCCCGCGCCTCGCCATCTCGCTGCACCTCGTGGCCGTGGACGAGGGCATCGGCGGCTACCGGGACGCGGCGCTGGCGGCCGTGCGGCGGCAGGCAGCGCGCTGGGAGCTCCCGCTCACCGTCGTGGCCTACGCAGAGCTCTTCGGGGGCTGGACGATGGACGCCGTGGCCCGCAGCACGGCCGGCTCCGGCCGCAGCCGCTCCTGTTGCACCTTCTGCGGGGTGCTGCGCCGCCGGGCGCTAGAGGAAGGGGCGCGCCGCGTGGGAGCCACGCACGTCGTGACGG GACACAACGCCGACGACATGGCGGAGACGGTGCTCATGAACTTCCTGCGCGGCGACGCGGGCCGGCTGGCGCGGGGCGGGGGCCTGGGCTCTCCGGGCGAGGGGGGCGCCCTGCCGCGCTGCCGCCCGCTGCAGCTGGCCTCGCAGAAGGAGGTGGTGCTGTACGCGCACTTCCGCCGCCTGGACTACTTCTCCGAGGAGTGCGTGTACGCGCCCGAGGCCTTCCGCGGCCACGCGCGCGAGCTGCTCAAGCTGCTGGAGGCGGCGCGGCCGTCGGCGGTGCTGGACCTCGTGCACTCGGCCGAGCGCCTGGCGCTGGCCCCGGCCGCGCGGCCCCCGCCGCCCGGCGCCTGCTCCCGCTGCGGGGCGCTGGCCAGCCGCGCGCTCTGCCAGGCCTGCGCCCTCCTGGACGGCCTGAACCGCGGCCGGCCCCGCCTGGCCATCGGCAAGGGCCGCCGGGGGCTGGACGAGGAGGGGCCGCCGGGTCGCCGCGGGAGC CAGCCGTCCGGACCCCCGGCTTCGGAGCCCATCCCCGGCTTCTAG